One genomic segment of Catalinimonas alkaloidigena includes these proteins:
- a CDS encoding FG-GAP repeat domain-containing protein: MKASLLILSLIFLIACQEGVKEITVVRQAPVPEFPPLDSLSNLSGKQLSYTYCQQCHQFPEPQLLGAAQWKNGVLPRMGHRLGIWQSRSELTQGLDMMEEYLVNQAGIYPEEPLISEEAWEKIQAFYIKNASHDSSHLSFPQNKSQQFVAHPRKLNEAVSLITMLDYDEKSEQLYIGLRNNQMLIEHKNGQIEQMNTAGPPISRIKQADDYTHVLSMGIMDPSNQAKGMLYKSLDDSLQAIAGELRRPVHLQSHDLNEDGEEDLIVSEYGNDIGQLTALLCRGGNPFSKQTLIPEAGARKSIIYDWNQDGLEDILVLMAQGDERILLLEKEETHIYREKTLLRFPPVYGSSYFELADFNGDGLKDILYVNGDNADYSYALKPYHGIRIFLNHGEEMPEEAYFFPYYGATEAVARDFDQDGDLDIAAIAYFGNFESEAASGAIYLENTTKGASMAFQAMQIPEAVSGRWLTIEVADTDQDGDEDILLGSCVLVRTPVPDTLKNFWENEGAHILHLENNLN; this comes from the coding sequence ATGAAAGCATCTTTATTGATATTAAGCTTAATATTTTTAATAGCTTGCCAGGAGGGAGTAAAGGAAATCACGGTTGTCCGGCAAGCCCCTGTTCCCGAGTTTCCTCCTTTAGATAGCCTTTCTAACCTGAGTGGCAAGCAGTTATCTTATACCTACTGTCAGCAATGTCATCAGTTTCCTGAGCCTCAGTTATTGGGAGCAGCGCAATGGAAAAATGGCGTGTTGCCCCGTATGGGTCACAGGCTCGGCATCTGGCAATCCCGCTCAGAACTGACTCAGGGGTTGGATATGATGGAAGAATATCTAGTCAACCAGGCCGGTATTTATCCCGAAGAACCATTAATCAGCGAAGAAGCCTGGGAGAAAATTCAAGCCTTTTATATCAAAAATGCCTCTCATGATAGTAGTCATCTTTCTTTTCCTCAAAATAAAAGCCAGCAGTTTGTAGCTCACCCCCGAAAGCTAAATGAAGCGGTATCACTGATTACTATGCTGGATTATGATGAAAAATCAGAACAACTTTATATAGGACTGAGGAATAATCAAATGCTAATTGAGCATAAGAATGGTCAAATAGAACAAATGAATACGGCAGGACCTCCGATAAGCCGAATCAAGCAGGCTGATGATTATACCCATGTGTTAAGCATGGGGATCATGGACCCTTCTAATCAGGCAAAGGGTATGCTGTACAAATCCTTAGATGACAGCTTGCAAGCTATTGCCGGAGAACTGCGTCGCCCGGTGCATTTACAGTCGCACGACCTCAATGAAGATGGAGAAGAGGACTTGATCGTAAGTGAGTATGGAAATGATATTGGCCAGCTCACTGCGCTTCTTTGCCGTGGGGGCAACCCCTTCAGTAAACAAACGCTCATCCCAGAGGCAGGAGCTCGCAAAAGTATTATTTATGACTGGAACCAGGACGGATTAGAAGACATATTAGTACTAATGGCACAGGGTGATGAAAGAATACTGTTATTGGAAAAAGAAGAAACCCATATATATCGGGAAAAGACTTTGTTGCGCTTCCCTCCGGTTTATGGCTCTAGTTATTTTGAACTGGCTGATTTCAACGGAGATGGGTTAAAAGATATTCTGTATGTGAATGGAGACAATGCAGACTATTCTTATGCGCTTAAACCCTACCATGGCATTAGGATATTTCTTAACCATGGAGAAGAGATGCCTGAAGAAGCTTACTTCTTTCCCTATTATGGCGCCACTGAAGCTGTAGCTCGTGACTTTGACCAGGATGGCGATCTGGATATCGCAGCTATTGCTTACTTTGGAAATTTTGAGTCAGAAGCTGCATCGGGAGCCATTTACCTGGAAAACACTACAAAGGGAGCTAGCATGGCTTTCCAGGCTATGCAAATCCCTGAGGCAGTCAGCGGTCGTTGGCTTACCATAGAAGTAGCGGATACCGACCAGGATGGAGATGAGGATATTCTACTTGGCTCCTGCGTACTCGTCCGTACGCCTGTGCCGGATACGCTCAAAAACTTTTGGGAAAATGAAGGCGCACATATCTTGCACTTAGAAAACAATTTGAATTAA
- a CDS encoding ThuA domain-containing protein, whose protein sequence is MSRIDQWLTTTTLLILVSFTFITQAVQAQKVLIVQDEMPQLEVLAPFLRSSGKLEVEIVDQDRLPDEMSGYQAVIGFIHGGLDVATEKAIISYTQAGGRYICLHHSVSSGKAKNEFYFDFLGIQLDHPEFSSHPVKPGEGYGWYHDGENGITLILVNLNPNHFITNHNIEWGPEVSYQPSDGPAVEGMYPSISLPKTEVYMNHKFTDGREKAVLCGFKYYDPRNGELFMQDRAVWHKPYGEGDIVYIMPGETPADYENPKIAQMILNAIVWEK, encoded by the coding sequence ATGTCTCGGATTGATCAATGGTTGACTACGACTACATTGCTGATACTTGTTTCATTCACTTTTATTACTCAGGCTGTGCAGGCGCAAAAGGTATTGATTGTGCAGGATGAAATGCCCCAGTTGGAAGTGCTTGCTCCTTTTTTGCGTAGCAGCGGAAAGTTGGAGGTTGAGATTGTAGATCAGGATCGTTTACCAGATGAAATGTCAGGCTATCAGGCAGTCATTGGCTTTATTCATGGTGGCTTAGATGTGGCTACCGAAAAAGCCATTATCAGCTATACCCAAGCCGGCGGAAGATATATTTGCCTTCATCACTCTGTCAGTAGTGGAAAAGCTAAAAACGAATTCTATTTTGATTTCTTAGGGATACAGCTAGATCACCCTGAGTTTTCTTCTCACCCGGTCAAACCAGGTGAAGGCTACGGCTGGTACCATGATGGGGAGAATGGCATTACATTGATACTGGTAAATCTTAATCCAAATCACTTCATCACTAATCATAACATTGAATGGGGTCCAGAAGTAAGCTATCAACCCTCCGACGGACCAGCGGTAGAAGGTATGTACCCCAGCATTTCTCTTCCTAAAACCGAAGTGTATATGAACCATAAGTTTACTGACGGTAGGGAGAAGGCCGTTTTGTGCGGCTTCAAGTACTACGATCCACGCAATGGTGAGCTTTTTATGCAGGATAGAGCCGTCTGGCACAAACCTTATGGAGAAGGAGATATTGTATACATTATGCCTGGAGAAACGCCTGCCGATTATGAAAACCCCAAGATCGCACAGATGATACTAAATGCTATCGTGTGGGAGAAATAG